A window of Rhodococcus sp. SGAir0479 contains these coding sequences:
- a CDS encoding uroporphyrinogen-III synthase, protein MSRVRKNSPGRILFVGSGPGDPALLTVRARDVLASAALAFTDPDVDKGVTALVGTALGRDAETDEPIAEVRPALGEPAEVAKTLVAEAKNGHDVVRLVAGDPLTTDSVIAEVSAVARTQVVFEVLPGLPSGSAVPSYAGMALGSTHTEADVRGEVDWAALAAAPGPLVLHASAAHLAETASALVEHGLAPQTPAAITVRGTTRQQRTVEATLATLNDAGSELVGSLIVTVGKVVSQRNKMSWWESRALYGWTVLVPRTKEQAADMSNRLVTHGAIPIEVPTIAVEPPRSPAQMERAVKGLVDGRYQWVVFTSTNAVRAVWEKFEAFGLDARAFSGVKIACVGEATAEKVRSFGITPELLPSGEQSSEGLLADFPPYDEVFDPVNRVLLPRADIATETLAEGLRERGWEIDDVTAYRTVRAAPPPAETREMIKTGGFDAVCFTSSSTVRNLVGIAGKPHARTIVACIGPKTAETAIEFGLRVDVQPETAQMGPLVEALAEHAARLRAEGALPPPRKKSRARR, encoded by the coding sequence ATGAGTCGAGTCCGTAAGAACAGCCCCGGGCGGATCCTCTTCGTTGGATCGGGCCCCGGCGACCCGGCCCTGCTCACCGTCCGCGCACGGGACGTGCTGGCGTCGGCGGCCCTGGCGTTCACCGATCCCGACGTCGACAAGGGCGTGACCGCGCTCGTCGGCACCGCGCTCGGCCGTGACGCCGAGACCGACGAGCCGATCGCCGAGGTTCGCCCCGCGCTGGGCGAGCCGGCCGAGGTCGCCAAGACGCTGGTCGCCGAGGCGAAGAACGGCCACGACGTGGTCCGGCTCGTCGCGGGGGACCCGCTCACCACCGACTCCGTGATCGCCGAGGTTTCCGCGGTCGCCCGCACCCAGGTGGTGTTCGAGGTACTGCCGGGCCTGCCTTCCGGCTCCGCGGTCCCGAGCTACGCCGGCATGGCGCTGGGCTCGACGCACACCGAGGCCGACGTGCGCGGTGAGGTCGACTGGGCGGCGCTGGCCGCCGCGCCCGGCCCGCTGGTGCTGCACGCGAGCGCCGCACATCTCGCGGAGACCGCGAGCGCGCTGGTCGAGCACGGGCTGGCCCCGCAGACCCCGGCCGCGATCACCGTGCGCGGTACCACCCGCCAGCAGCGCACCGTCGAGGCCACGCTGGCCACGCTCAACGACGCCGGCTCCGAGCTGGTGGGCTCGCTGATCGTCACGGTCGGCAAGGTCGTCTCGCAGCGCAACAAGATGTCGTGGTGGGAGTCGCGGGCCCTGTACGGCTGGACCGTCCTGGTGCCGCGCACCAAGGAGCAGGCCGCCGACATGAGCAACCGGCTCGTCACGCACGGCGCCATCCCGATCGAGGTCCCGACCATCGCGGTCGAGCCGCCGCGCAGCCCGGCCCAGATGGAGCGGGCCGTCAAGGGGCTGGTCGACGGTCGCTACCAGTGGGTGGTGTTCACCTCCACCAACGCGGTGCGCGCGGTGTGGGAGAAGTTCGAGGCGTTCGGGCTCGACGCCCGCGCGTTCTCGGGCGTGAAGATCGCGTGTGTCGGCGAAGCCACTGCGGAGAAGGTGCGCTCGTTCGGCATCACGCCGGAACTGCTGCCGTCGGGAGAGCAGTCCAGCGAGGGCCTGCTGGCCGACTTCCCGCCGTACGACGAGGTGTTCGACCCGGTCAACCGGGTGCTGCTGCCGCGCGCCGACATCGCGACCGAGACCCTCGCCGAGGGCCTGCGCGAACGCGGCTGGGAGATCGACGACGTCACCGCGTACCGCACCGTCCGGGCGGCGCCGCCGCCGGCCGAGACCCGCGAGATGATCAAGACGGGTGGCTTCGACGCCGTGTGCTTCACGTCGTCGTCGACCGTGCGGAACCTGGTCGGCATCGCCGGCAAGCCGCACGCCCGCACGATCGTCGCGTGCATCGGTCCGAAGACCGCCGAGACCGCGATCGAATTCGGTCTGCGCGTCGACGTCCAGCCGGAGACGGCACAGATGGGCCCGCTGGTCGAGGCGCTCGCCGAGCACGCCGCCCGGCTGCGCGCCGAAGGTGCCCTGCCTCCTCCGCGCAAGAAGTCCCGCGCCCGCCGCTGA